From Mercenaria mercenaria strain notata chromosome 17, MADL_Memer_1, whole genome shotgun sequence, the proteins below share one genomic window:
- the LOC123536736 gene encoding uncharacterized protein LOC123536736 produces the protein MERQQILNIVLLAAFFNTIVLVVSECDDADTKKHSCVSDGKTIMICYDGTTNVTGNDVLCMHDNECNTTYKDDVCGKCDHNPDQYPYKSQYKDCTGVCYEPDEMSSMKKVDKCGVCGGTNSTCNPTVTHLDIVLLPDTANITFNITGKALVTSDVQILLLTSADSREKREATSAMEFPETSADNAMLTDTGESTDRKRVKRRVKTVEMVLDIVKVFDETTMEIRVHNINAGTCEVGARSGDDGEDFVNHTGPVLTVYAELDYTIASMSPTEQDLDDTKEVTVTLQLETTSKDLSMGSIYDITQQFKCYFSGSMDVTLTSAAHSSAVGTFDSSTSALECSLRIPDSSKATWVCPSFNNIHLVGCLRIAFYERAPVPVEDTLFFIETADGLYVDFDKAVSFSTGEPCSVYFTEISTLGADPRCYFNEEGNRLSVMFGDGNTVSPDDTLELKAGLMPPDGEFKRQSQAVTLTLKVSLVTWNVTDHIDIATLGAWPEMLTASAESPINLNIEEVNRPNDRSPKSIIWTVNGAEQDSAKDKFKLELDVSETGEYKIMVSATDFLGGESVIRHTINKTDLDMPTVVFTDGRFIIHPNEDFTISTTIQYPRDGSSATDYNFQWKRNGTNVNGKYSYQSSKGEITIEMCGETFKYILVVSSMNDNSNSIEYSKTLLVECRDPVARISGNDMINVDVSQKDVTLFGSSSYDPDGGNVSYKWACSSSGDTDCIAKVTSSKSSSTTLSTVTISPSKMKAGKKYTISLTVSVEKTNVTYSNEDDVILAAQAGDKPVIRWVTDRTKFRHDVQIMVKAYVGTDVTVEWAFRDDLALYDWVDATNTTTGKASKVTDGYSWYTIRPGALKPGSRYKIQLNVTAKTQLYSINEYDVYIYELLRGCSVDVSTMAELEQSSVSLSNCAQDPGVTLWSTTCTAGDRELHLYSATSALYFTFIVPVFKQGVTSVFLRCKILDSIGNSLSVNSTEVAIIKAVQDKTVAQTVESLKQTGDLLGALALMSEMAEDEEDEADHLFNNQAVGLIRQIVSGDPSNDDIQRSLKSFGRLKVEKVEKQETEGLANNLVSMLDKLCRADKQSKAIAFNVDQIKKILQNTKRLMESTKKLGPLYRVAEDKLACIKIKLMQEGDFESVELENGGKHKYLVNALDDLEVFDLDLEFPEELKSKYRDQWSCGSSQKCNNVALKIEEYLSEPPDLAFGRADKECSKYVYVDLFNPLSGERISVYNLEGTVNMNLGTQCPRGQCWYYDDFLKRYSQVGVTTATGKDGSIMCQSHHLTAFTVRSEPELYQGLNLPYIICVCVGCVFLLISAAVLLKLFLVIKHRANAVDDETQLDLDEMPNYKDDYPLKKRTY, from the exons ATGGAGCGACAGCAGATTTTGAACATTGTGCTTCTGGCGGCGTTCTTTAACACGATAG TCCTTGTTGTTTCTGAGTGTGACGATGCGGACACAAAGAAACATTCTTGTGTAAGTGACGGTAAAACTATAATGATATGTTACG ATGGGACAACTAACGTTACCGGTAACGATGTGCTTTGTATGCATGATAACGAGTGTAACACCACCTACAAGGATGACGTGTGCGGAAAGTGTGATCACAACCCAGATCAATACCCATACAAATCACAGTATAAAGATTGTACCGGCGTATGCTATGAACCTG ACGAGATGTCATCAATGAAGAAAGTAGACAAGTGTGGTGTTTGTGGCGGCACCAATAGCACGTGCAATCCTACAGTGACACATTTAGATATTGTCTTACTTCCAGACACAGCAAATATC ACATTCAACATAACTGGCAAAGCCTTGGTAACATCAGATGTTCAAATATTACTACTGACATCGGCGGATTCTCGGGAAAAACGAGAAGCCACAAGCGCCATGGAATTTCCAGAAACATCTGCTGACAATGCCATGCTAACTGACACGGGGGAGTCAACTGATCGTAAGCGGGTAAAACGACGCGTAAAAACGGTTGAAATGGTTTTAGACATTGTCAAAGTCTTCGATGAAActacaatggaaataagagttcaTAATATCAATGCAG GTACATGCGAAGTGGGAGCCAGATCTGGAGATGATGGCGAGGATTTTGTAAACCATACAGGGCCAGTATTAACAGTGTATGCCGAATTAG ATTACACGATAGCCAGCATGTCACCAACAGAGCAGGATTTAGACGATACAAAGGAAGTAACTGTTACATTACAACTTGAAACGACGTCAAAAGATCTCAGCATGGGGAGCATCTATGATATAACACAACAATTTAAATGTTACTTTAGCG GTAGTATGGACGTAACTCTTACGTCAGCTGCTCACTCGTCTGCTGTCGGTACATTTGATAGTTCCACATCAGCACTTGAATGTAGCCTGCGTATACCCGATAGCTCAAAAGCAACATGGGTGTGCCCGTCGTTTAATAATATTCACTTGGTTGGCTGTTTGAGAATTGCTTTCTACGAGCGTGCCCCAGTTCCTGTTGAGGACACCTTGTTTTTCATTGAGACGG CTGACGGCCTGTATGTAGACTTTGACAAAGCAGTATCATTTAGTACTGGGGAACCATGTTCAgtatattttactgaaataagcACGCTCGGCGCAGATCCAAGATGTTATTTCAATGAAGAGGGTAATCGACTTTCAGTCATGTTTGGGGATGGCAACACGGTGAGTCCAG ACGACACTTTAGAATTGAAGGCAGGTTTGATGCCACCTGACGGGGAATTCAAACGTCAATCACAGGCTGTTACACTGACACTCAAAGTATCCCTTGTCACCTGGAATGTCACTGATCATATTGACATAGCAACGCTTGGGGCCTGGCCGGAAATGCTCACAGCGTCTGCTGAAAGTCCAATAAACTTGAACATAGAAGAAGTGAACCGGCCAAACGACAGATCTCCTAAATCTATAATTTGGACTGTAAACGGTGCAGAACAAG ATTCTGCAAAAGACAAGTTCAAACTCGAACTAGATGTCTCGGAAACCGGGGAATACAAAATAATGGTGTCTGCAACAGATTTTCTTGGCGGCGAAAGTGTTATACGACATACGATTAATAAAACAGACCTTGATATGCCGACTGTCGTATTTACAGACGGACGTTTTATTATTCATCCGAACGAAGA CTTTACTATCTCCACAACAATACAATATCCAAGAGATGGTAGCTCGGCAACAGATTATAACTTTCAGTGGAAGAGGAATGGAACGAACGTAAATGGAAAATACAGTTATCAGTCTTCAAAGGGGGAAATTACTATCGAAATGT GCGGTGAGACCTTTAAATACATCCTCGTAGTGTCTTCCATGAACGACAACTCTAATTCTATTGAGTATTCGAAAACCCTTCTTGTTGAATGTAGAGATCCGGTAGCGCGCATATCAG GAAACGACATGATCAATGTAGACGTTAGTCAAAAGGACGTGACGCTTTTTGGCAGTTCGTCGTATGATCCTGACGGCGGGAACGTTTCTTATAAGTGGGCTTGCTCTTCATCAGGTGACACG GACTGCATTGCTAAAGTAACCAGCTCAAAGTCCAGTTCAACTACATTATCCACAGTGACAATATCACCATCTAAAATGAAGGCAGGGAAGAAATATACTATTTCCCTGACAGTCAGCGTTGAGAAGACAAATGTAACATACAGCAACGAGGATGACGTCATATTAGCAGCACAAGCGGGTGACAAACCAGtg ATTCGCTGGGTCACAGATAGAACCAAATTTCGTCATGACGTCCAAATCATGGTGAAAGCATATGTTGGTACTGATGTGACAGTAGAATGGGCATTCAGGGATGACCTAGCGC TTTATGACTGGGTAGATGCTACCAATACGACAACAGGAAAGGCCAGTAAAGTTACTGATGGCTATTCATGGTACACCATCCGGCCTG GTGCTCTTAAACCAGGAAGTCGATATAAAATACAGCTTAATGTGACTGCCAAGACACAGCTTTATTCCATTAATGAGTACGATGTGTATATATATGAACTTCTCAGAGGGTGTTCTGTGGACGTTAGTACAATGGCAGAATTAGAACAG TCTTCGGTTTCGCTTAGTAACTGTGCCCAAGACCCAGGTGTGACATTGTGGTCTACAACATGCACTGCCGGGGATAGAGAATTACATCTTTACAGTGCTACATCAGCACTTTATTTCACCTTCATCGTCCCGGTTTTTAAGCAAGGTGTAACAAGTGTGTTCCTTAGATGTAAG ATACTAGACAGCATAGGAAACTCATTGTCGGTTAATTCTACCGAAGTGGCGATTATAAAGGCAGTGCAAGACAAGACAGTGGCACAAACAGTTGAAAGTTTAAAACAAACAG GTGATTTGTTAGGAGCTTTGGCATTGATGTCAGAAATGGCTGAAGACGAGGAAGACGAGGCAGATCACTTATTTAATAACCAAGCCGTTGGGCTTATCAGGCAGATTGTCAGCGGAGATCCTAGCAATGAtgatatac aaCGTTCATTGAAAAGTTTCGGCAGACTTAAAGTTGAGAAAGTAGAGAAACAGGAGACAGAAGGTCTAGCTAACAATCTGGTCTCCATGCTGGATAAGCTTTGTCGTGCGGACAAGCAAAGTAAAGCCATTGCATTTAACGTCGATCAGATAAAG aaaattcttcaaaatacCAAGCGTTTGATGGAAAGCACGAAGAAACTTGGTCCATTATACCGGGTCGCCGAAGACAAATTGGCTTGTATCAAG ATAAAACTAATGCAAGAAGGAGACTTTGAATCAGTAGAACTTGAAAATGGGGGTAAACATAAATATCTTGTAAATGCACTTGATGATttagaagtatttgacctagacttAGAGTTTCCCGAGGAACTTAAAAGCAA GTATCGTGATCAGTGGTCCTGTGGAAGCTCACAGAAATGTAACAATGTAGCGCTTAAGATCGAGGAATATTTATCCGAGCCACCAGACCTAGCTTTCGGACGAGCAGACAAAGAATGCAGCAAATACGTTTATGTTGATTTATTTAATCCTTTGTCgg